A window of Halostagnicola kamekurae genomic DNA:
AGCTAACTCTCTGGCTCGGTGGCGAATCCGATCCGGAACCTCGAGGTCCGAGGCAAGTCGGGGAACGAACTCGTGTGGAGAAACAGGCGCGGCTGGCAACCCAAGATCTGTGTTCATCGTCTTGTACGCATTCCGAACTCGAGAGTGCTCAACACGTGCAAGTTCCGTAACGTCCTCGAGCGTTCTCGAGAGTCCGTTGCATCGACAGGCACCGTAGACGCTGGCTGCGGCCATCGCTTCGATCGATCGACCCGGAAGAAGGTCCTCGTTCTGGGCACTTCGGAAGAGCTGACATGCCTGGTCCCGAATTGATTCAGATAACTCGAGCACGCCCGCAATTCGACGGACTTCACCGAGCCCCTGTGCGAGGTTGCGCTCGGCTTTCGACCGAAACCGTCCTCGAGAGTGCTCCCGTCGTAGCCGCCCCAACTGTCGTCGCTTCCGTCCAGCAAGCGTGTTCCCGTTTGCATCGGTTCCACGCCCAATCTCGGTGGAGAGTCCGCGATCGTGCCGGGCGGCCGTCAGCGTGGCACCTGTTCGCTTTCGCTCGTCTCGATCGCATGCTCGCCACTCGGGTCCGTGATCTGTTCGTTGTTCGTCGACGATGAGGCCACACTTCTCGCAGATAGTTTCGACCGTGTTGGTGGTGACTCGACCACCACATTCGGGACACTGGTTCGACTTCGTTTCATCTTGGACGTCTTCGTCAACCGTCGTCGTGTAGATGTCTCTCGTTGCCATGAGGTCCTCGAGGGACGTCGTGGATCGCGCTTCTCAGAATGCCCCTCACCCGAGAGGGGCTAATAAACACGCAGCGGAGCAGTTGACAGGCGTTTTCGTGCGGTGGCGAAAGCCCGGTTGTGAACGGAGTGAACAACCCGGAACGTGGAGGAGGGTGGGGCGGTGGGAAGTGGGTGAACGGGCATTAGTAGCAGCGAACCCACGGCCACCAAGTCGCGAGACCTTGCGAGCGACGTTACGACTCTCCGTGTATGGACACGTCCCGCAGTGAACCTGTCCACTCGCACGCCGCACACGTCCGTTCGTCTCGAGCGTCACTGTCGGTGCTGACGAGTGTCGTCACACCACAGTCAGGACACCGTTCGGAACACCGCTTCGACCAGGTGCACGCGTCGCATGTGAGCCCTGCAGTGATGTCGTACCTACCTCCATGGTCGAGCAGTGGTTCGTACCGGAGTTCGTCCGCCCCACACTCGGGACAACTGTCTGTTTCTGATACGACCTCGGTTACTGAGAGTGCAACTTGTACTAGCATATCAACTACCCCGCTACGCCCCTTCGGGCGTCCAACAAACCCACCGAGCGACTCGAGCGTCGCTCGAGAAGCCTGTCGCCCGAGGTATCGTAGTCCAGGTCGTGGCTGCGCGCGCAGCGCAGCGAGCACGGAGCGGAGGGTGGGGCGGTGGGGTCTGGGCCGGTCTGGCCCACAGCAAAAAAGGGGGAACTGTCCTGGCTATTCGTCCCACCACCGACCGCGTTCCGGGAACTCGATACGTGACCAGCCGGTCAAGGCGAGCGAGCATCGCCCCTGATACCAACTCTTGGCTGCCGCCCGGAACCTGACCGTCTGTCCCTCGCGAACCATCGTCTGATTCGACCGCTGCCAGATCGTGAACTTCGTCCGTCCGCTTTCGTCCTCGAGGAGCCCGACCTGCTGGATGTTCGAAGAGGAGGGCGTCCAGAGCTCGACTACCTCTCCTTCGACCGTTACCTCGCCGACCGGGACCTCCGCGATATCCGCGATCGGGACGATCGTTCCTGACTCGGCCTTGACCTCCTCGAGCGTCTCGAGGACTGCTGTCGTCACCTCCATCCCATCTTCTACTTTCTCGGCCAACCGCTTCGCGATGACTGCCCGCGACCAGCCGCCATCGATGCGCTCGCTGATCCGCATCGCCTGTCTGTTGACTGCTGCGAGATCGTCCTGCGACAGCCGTGCTCGAGGATCCACAGTGTCGGGTTCGTCGCGACCACACTGCTTGACGACGACTTCTCGCGTCCGTTCGGCTCTATCGTCCTGCCCACCGAGTTCGGCTTGGGCACTGATCAACTCGAGTTCCGCCTCTTGGGCTCGGATCTGCTCTTCGTGCTGGAGACTGACACCGTGCATCCGCCCATCACACGTATTTGCGATACCGTCCGGATGATTCGCGTCCACCTTCGCCTGGATCTCCATCTCGACCGTCGCTTGGAACGCCGGCGTGTCGTCGACGACTTCGACGCCGTCCTCGTCGACCACCGGGTCGGCTGTTTTCTCGAACGCCTGTTCATCGACCGAAACTACATTACTGGTAACGTTGTTACTAGACATTGGAATCACTTACAGGGTGATTTCCGCTGAAGACGCTCACTGGGCGTCTTCTACACCACGACTTCTGAGCCGTGGCTCAACCGGACCGCTCGAGCTGTCGCTGGGACAACTCGGTACCTGCCTCAGACCAACCAACTTCGACACATCGCCCAACCGGCCAGCTGACACCCAACTGACCCTCCCACCGCCGGCGGTGGGACCTGCCCGCTGCGACCCTCCGAGGCAACTACACCCCCCTCTTGGAGCGCAGGCGAGTGAGCGAGGACAGCCGGCGGCGCCCCATCGTGCTCGCTCGCGAGTACGATGGCGGCACCGTCCGGCTACCGCAGCCCGCTCGACGGTCCGCCTTGTTGGCTTCGTCGCGGCGCGGGCGGTGTGGAGAGCGCCGCGATGCTGGGAGGGGGCCCGCTCGCGCGGTGTGGAGCGAGCGGGAGCGGACCCAGCAGGACGCGGGCAAACCGACCGAGCCTGGCTCCGCAGCGCCACGCCGCGGTGTGGCGTGGCGACCGGCGCCGGCGACCGAGGGCAAACCGCGTCCCGACGCCTTCAAGGCGGACGCGCTCCCTCTCGATCAAACCCACCGGGTTTGCGGGAAATCTCCGCGCGCCTGAACCAAGGTCACCGGAGCGCCTGCCCGGACTGGCGTGGCGCCGCCAGGTGACACGCCACAGCCCGGCGGCTCGAGGTGGCCGACTGAAGGCGCGTCGGAGAAGACTGGAGGGAGGTGGGCGGAGTATGTACGCCGTAGCACTCGGAAGGGCCCGCCGAGACTCGCCCGTGAGACGCCCGCAGCGGTGCCCGCAGCGCAGCGAGCGGAGCGAGCAACACTGCGGGCGACGCGAGGAGCGTCACAACAAGATTCGAGACAGGAGAATCTGTGATTCGACTAAGCACCGCCGAGACTTGCCAATGAGGCGCCCACAGCGGTGCCCGCAGCGCCGCGAGCGTAGCGAGCAACGCTGCGGGCGACGCGAGGAGCGTCGCAATAAGACTCGAGACGGGAGAATTTGTCCAATTCGACCAAGCGGGCCACCCGAGGAAACGGCGTACGCGCACGACCGAGGGTCCGTCCGTCGATAGCAGACCGGATTAGCTACTCGGCGCTCGAGGTGAGCGACTCGACGTACTGCTCTTCCCACTCCCGCCGGGCTTCGAGTTCGCGCTGGCCACGGGCTGTGATCGTGTAGTAGTTCGTCCGTTTATCGAGTTCGCCTTTCTCGACCAGACCCTTGTCGACGACCTCGTCAAGGTTGGGATACAGCCGGCCGTGATGGATTTCGGTCTCGTAGTACTCTTCGAGTTCATCCTTGATCGCCAGCCCGTGGGGCTCGTCCTGGCCGGCGATCGTATACAAGACATCGCGCTGGAACGCTGTCAGATCGTACATATCGGAATTATTTCCTATCTGTTGATAAGGTTTCCGAGACGTAGTAGGAGAATACAAAATGAGAGTTACTCGAGCAGCCCGATCAAACGCTGTGGAACTCTCGCCTGTTGCAGGTTGGATTACCACCCGCCTTTGTCAGTTGTTACAGCGATGAACATGCTGATCTCCAAATCACTCTGTTTACTATTGACTCGAATCTCTCTTGAGTCACCTAGTGGTATCGATTCGTTTGGGAGGAGAACTCACATCACTCACTGAGAGCAGACGCATTCGTACCGCAGTGTGGCGGCATTCAGAATGTACCGGTGAACTGCTTCAGCAAGTGCCAACATTGCATCGGCTTGTTCGGCACTGGCGACCGTCTCGCGATAGTATACTTCGGCTCGGTTCTGCTTCCAGAGTTGGGTAAGTCGATCGGCGAACTCTTGGCTGAATAGATTCACTGTTGCACCCTGCTGGTACACCTCCGTGTGTTCGTAGCGTAGGTCCTCCCCAGATGCATGTCCACGATGCAGCAGATAGAACTGAATACTGCGCTCGGCGGCCACAAACGACGCCTCGATCACTACCGTATAGTATCCATTCTGCTCGCGGAGCGTTCGTGCTGCTTCGAGGAGTCGACAGGCCTTTCGTAGCTGAACGAGAGCGGTGTTTGAGACATCCAGATCGGATTCGCCAGTTTGCCCACGAGTCTGCTGAAAGGCCACCTCTGCGTCGGTGAGTGCTTTGTCGACGTAGCTATCGTCCATTCGTCAGCACCTCCTCTTTGAGTTGGGTGAGAGCGTCGGATCGTTCGAGCGTTAGTCCAGTGGCAAAGATCTCGCGCAGTCGATCTCCGTATCGGCGCGCACTCTCGCCGGATTCGACGAGGACGTGGAACTTGTACCGATCACCATCAAACGGTTGCTCATTCAACTCCGATGTGAGTTCGTCAGCAGTGTGTTGGGCTGTTGCCCGCCCATCATCGACGAGGACGAAGCAATCGATATCGCTACGTCGATCAGCATCCCCTCGAGCAACACTACCAAAGAGGACGATGCCGTGGATGTCGTCAACGTTGTCAGTCAGTCTCGAGACGAGTTCTCGAACTGGGACGTGGAACTCCGTTTGTGGGATCTGGATGATTGGATCGTCAGGCTTGCTGAGTCGAGCACGATTAATCTGCACGAGCTTCTTCCGCCCACTATGCTCAATCTCGACGAAGCCAACTGCCTCGAGGTCATCAACAGCCGCCGAAATGCTTCGATGCGGATGATCCGTCGCTCGGCTCAAATCCCGAATTCCGAACGCTGTATAGGGATTATCGACAAGCAATGTGAGAATCTCCCCAGTACAGGTGTGACTGAAGAGATCCGTAGAAGGAACAGGGACTGACAGCTCGAGTGATGCGCCCCTTTGGATACTTTTACTACCCATAGATAGATTTTGTTTCCAGTTCATAAATAGATGCTGGGAAGGAGGGCTTCCCCCGATGATGCTAATACGTCCGGTCCGGTTGGTGCTCGATCGACACGCCAGTGTTGCTGGTGCAGTTGCACAGATTGCATACGTTGATCCGGGGCTGTTCGAAAACCCCTCGCCCCTTCGGGGATGAAAAACACTACACGGCGGGTTCGACATCACTCTGAATCGCTCCCGAACAACCGTTTCGTCCGGTTCCACACAGACGGTGCCCTAGATTCGTCCTCGTCCGCTGAATTCACAGTGGGATTTTTCGTGAGCGGGATCTGTCTCTCGATTACGGTCTGCAAGTTGATCCGGTCCTATGTGTCTGCAGGCAACTGCGCAAGTTGGTCTTCCGCTCGAGACGAAAACACCCAGCCCCACTCGTCTTTACTCGTCGTCGGTCCCATATGCTGCTTTAATTTCCTCGCTCGAGCGGCTTTCACCGTCATCAAACTGCGCCTCGCTGATTGCAAGGTCTTTCCAGAATCCAGCACCCTCCGGATGATTCACTGACTCCCGCAGTGCATAGCGGATAAACTCACTACGGCTGTTGAATCCCCGCTCGCGCCACGTCTCATCGATGACTTCGCGGAATGACTGGGAAATTCGAAGGTTGATCCGCTCAATCTCAGGATCACCGTTGTTTGCTTCAGCTTTAGACATACGCTTGTACGTTCGTAGTACATACACAAACCAGTTCCGTCGAGGGTGCTGGAATCAAATCATGGCTACAGCACTCAACCGATCTGTACAACCACACACTGCGTTGTTCGCCTCTCTGGTCAATTACAGTCATTTCTGAACGCCTCACCCCTTCGGGGAGGCAATAAACTCGGCAGAAAGTTTTGGAACGGGCCTCATTCGTCCTCCCCGACGAACCGCCGTGCACGCGTCCAGATCGAGTCGTCTTGATCAGGACCCGTCTCATCCACCTCGGGATCCGAAGCCTGATCACGATGCTCGAGTTCCTCCTGATAATCACTGAGTTGTTCTCGAAGCGCTTCGTTGGTTGCCTCGAGGTCAGCGATACGCTCGTCTTTCTCCTCGAGTGTTGTCTCAAGGTCGCCGACGCGGTCAGACAACAGCCGATTCTTTTCGACCAGATACGCATGATTCTGCGCTGGCTCGTCACGGTTCTCGGTGGTCGACGACTCGCTTTCTTTGGAACTCGCTTCACTCGAGCCCTCTCGAGTGTCAGGATCGTAGAATTCGGAGGTATTTGCTATTGCTCGTTCGATGGTCTTTTCGCCGTACGTTGAGCCATCACCATAGTGGACGTCGTCCCACTTCTCCCGGAGAAGTCCTGATTGCCGGAAGAGTCGATCGACTCGAGCGTGGTCGCCACCGGTCCAGAACGCCAGCAAACAGCACAGCGCCATATCGGCTTCCGACTGGCTCTCGTACCCAGCTGTGTTCCCCTTCCAAAGACGCTCGAACTTTGATCCGTTCGACGCATTTCGCGCCTTCTCGAGCAACTCCTCGTCCTCGAGGTCAACGTCGATATCGACTGTCTTGCCCGTCGATATCTGCTCGCTAGTCGTGCCACGATTCTCGGATTCAGATTTCGCACCAGTATCGGTGTCCTGGACGTACTCTCCGTGAATCGCCTCGAGTGCATCCTGCCGATGAGCAACATGGTTAGGCGTCTCCTCGAGGTGATCGCCGGTCACGGTGAAAAACCGAGCCGTGTCGTACAGTTCGATGCTTCCACGTCGATTCCGGCCAGATGGGAGCTCACCCTCGATGAGCACATGAAACCCAGTTCCCGAGGGTGAGATCTCCGTATAGGAATCGAGTCGCTCGATAATGTCTTGAGCCACGTCGTCAACGTCCCCAGTTTCCGGATCCCGGCAGTCATCCAGGTCGACACCGACGATGGGGTCGTCGTCGGTAAACACAAACCCAACACCATCTGCCTCTCTCGAGTCAGCATACTCGAGCGCCGTCTTGACCGACGTCCATGTGGTCGGATCCGTCGAGGATGCAAACTCACCACTCCCCGGTGTCACCGGGATCTTCGTTGGCTTCCCATCTCGAGATTCTCCTCGCCAGCACACCCACTGGTCACGTTTTCGTAACTGCTCGGGAAGCACTGAAACTGTACTTTCAGACATCGCCGATCCACCTCGTGTTGTGCGTCCATCTGGTCGCATACCACTCATCAGTATTCTGATAAACATACCGTAAGCCGGTAGGCTGTCCGCACCCCTCTCCAACGGGTGCAACCCATTGTATACTAGTTGGTTTTTGGGGTGATTTTACCCCGGACAGTACTCCAGTCTGGTGGTTTTTACCCCGGACATCCGTTGAGCGGTTTACCCCGGACAAACAATTACCCTGGACAAGAACTGCAAAGGTGGAGAATAAACGGCATAGAGCTTGGTGTACGTCCGAATTGCTAATAAACCCACAAGTGGAACGGAACCACGGAGCATCGTACCCAACATACGTAACAGATGTGATGTTTATCATTGGTCGAGTAGATTAGTTCCTTCAGAAGTTAGGTCAATTCCAATGTAGACATTCACTTTATCGTCGCCATCTCTAACGCGATCACTATCATAGTCTACCGCGGTTGCGAGTTTCCGACCGAACCAGACCATGTTCGTTCCGTCCAAGTCATGAAGGTCGA
This region includes:
- a CDS encoding ribbon-helix-helix domain-containing protein; its protein translation is MSKAEANNGDPEIERINLRISQSFREVIDETWRERGFNSRSEFIRYALRESVNHPEGAGFWKDLAISEAQFDDGESRSSEEIKAAYGTDDE
- a CDS encoding PadR family transcriptional regulator; translation: MYDLTAFQRDVLYTIAGQDEPHGLAIKDELEEYYETEIHHGRLYPNLDEVVDKGLVEKGELDKRTNYYTITARGQRELEARREWEEQYVESLTSSAE
- a CDS encoding nucleotidyltransferase domain-containing protein, with translation MSNPPCSVFHPRRGEGFSNSPGSTYAICATAPATLACRSSTNRTGRISIIGGSPPSQHLFMNWKQNLSMGSKSIQRGASLELSVPVPSTDLFSHTCTGEILTLLVDNPYTAFGIRDLSRATDHPHRSISAAVDDLEAVGFVEIEHSGRKKLVQINRARLSKPDDPIIQIPQTEFHVPVRELVSRLTDNVDDIHGIVLFGSVARGDADRRSDIDCFVLVDDGRATAQHTADELTSELNEQPFDGDRYKFHVLVESGESARRYGDRLREIFATGLTLERSDALTQLKEEVLTNGR
- a CDS encoding DNA-binding protein yields the protein MSSNNVTSNVVSVDEQAFEKTADPVVDEDGVEVVDDTPAFQATVEMEIQAKVDANHPDGIANTCDGRMHGVSLQHEEQIRAQEAELELISAQAELGGQDDRAERTREVVVKQCGRDEPDTVDPRARLSQDDLAAVNRQAMRISERIDGGWSRAVIAKRLAEKVEDGMEVTTAVLETLEEVKAESGTIVPIADIAEVPVGEVTVEGEVVELWTPSSSNIQQVGLLEDESGRTKFTIWQRSNQTMVREGQTVRFRAAAKSWYQGRCSLALTGWSRIEFPERGRWWDE
- a CDS encoding phage NrS-1 polymerase family protein: MSESTVSVLPEQLRKRDQWVCWRGESRDGKPTKIPVTPGSGEFASSTDPTTWTSVKTALEYADSREADGVGFVFTDDDPIVGVDLDDCRDPETGDVDDVAQDIIERLDSYTEISPSGTGFHVLIEGELPSGRNRRGSIELYDTARFFTVTGDHLEETPNHVAHRQDALEAIHGEYVQDTDTGAKSESENRGTTSEQISTGKTVDIDVDLEDEELLEKARNASNGSKFERLWKGNTAGYESQSEADMALCCLLAFWTGGDHARVDRLFRQSGLLREKWDDVHYGDGSTYGEKTIERAIANTSEFYDPDTREGSSEASSKESESSTTENRDEPAQNHAYLVEKNRLLSDRVGDLETTLEEKDERIADLEATNEALREQLSDYQEELEHRDQASDPEVDETGPDQDDSIWTRARRFVGEDE
- a CDS encoding transcription initiation factor IIB, giving the protein MATRDIYTTTVDEDVQDETKSNQCPECGGRVTTNTVETICEKCGLIVDEQRTDHGPEWRACDRDERKRTGATLTAARHDRGLSTEIGRGTDANGNTLAGRKRRQLGRLRREHSRGRFRSKAERNLAQGLGEVRRIAGVLELSESIRDQACQLFRSAQNEDLLPGRSIEAMAAASVYGACRCNGLSRTLEDVTELARVEHSRVRNAYKTMNTDLGLPAAPVSPHEFVPRLASDLEVPDRIRHRARELAERADSAGITTGVRPSGFAAACLYKAACKDRWYLTQSALAEAANVSAATVRTHRDALDELGV